The genomic DNA CACATCGCCGCACAGGAACAAGCGCACGCATGCGCCGCTGGCCGAAGCCAGATCGTCGGGTGTTGTCCGAGTCGCATTGTCCATCGCGCACGTCCTTTCTCCCCACCGGTGGGCACGCGAGAACCGCATGCCGGACCGCCGTCTCCATTTTGCGCCGTCGCTCGAACCATGTGCAGCCCAGGGCGGTGCGCGAGTGCCAAATGTGCAGCAAGGCACGCAAAAAGGTGGCATGCCTGCGGTCAATGACTAGAATGAACCTGGCCGGCGCCGACGGCCGGGCCCTCGTGCCCAGACGATCTCCAGGAGAGCAGGATGACTGTCACCAATGCCCGGTCGGGCACCAACGTCCATGAAATCGCGGACGGGATCTATCGGATCAATACCCCGGTCCACATCGAGGGCGGCCCGGGCGGCTTCTCCTTCAACCAGTACCTGATCGTCGACGACGAGCCGCTGTTGTTCCATACGGGGCTGCGCAAGATGTTCCCGCTGGTGCACGAAGCCGTGGCCAGCGTGATCGCGCCGGACCGGCTGCGCCACATCGCGTTTTCGCACGTAGAGGCGGACGAGTGCGGCTCGCTCAACGAATGGCTTGCGGCGGCGCCCCACGCTTCGCCCCTGTGCGGCACCGTCGCCGCCATGGTGTCCATCAACGACCTGGCCGACCGGCCCGCGCAGGGCCTGGCGGACGGGCAAGCCGTGCAGCTTGGCCGCCACACGGTGCGGTGGTTCGATACGCCCCACTTGCCGCATGCCTGGGAGTGCGGGCTCATGATGGAAGAGCGCACCGGCACCTTGCTCTGCGGCGACTTGTTCAGCCAGGGTGGCGCCGACCTCCCTGCCCTCACCGAAGCCGACATCCTTGGGCCGAGCGAAGCGTTCCGGCGCGGCATGGACTACTTCTCCCACACCCCGAGCGCCGGCGCCATGCTGGAGCGCATGGCGCTGCTGGAGCCAACCACGCTGGCCTGCATGCATGGCAGCGCCTGGCGCGGCGACGGCGCCGGCCTGCTGCGCGCGCTTGCGCAGGCCCTGGCGCACCAGGCCTGACGGGCGCGGCGGGCCTGGATCACACCTGTGGTGTGTCCTTGAACGCGGCAAGGCGCTCGGCGGCGGCACTGAACGCCGTC from Cupriavidus sp. D39 includes the following:
- a CDS encoding MBL fold metallo-hydrolase; the encoded protein is MTVTNARSGTNVHEIADGIYRINTPVHIEGGPGGFSFNQYLIVDDEPLLFHTGLRKMFPLVHEAVASVIAPDRLRHIAFSHVEADECGSLNEWLAAAPHASPLCGTVAAMVSINDLADRPAQGLADGQAVQLGRHTVRWFDTPHLPHAWECGLMMEERTGTLLCGDLFSQGGADLPALTEADILGPSEAFRRGMDYFSHTPSAGAMLERMALLEPTTLACMHGSAWRGDGAGLLRALAQALAHQA